A stretch of DNA from Halodesulfovibrio aestuarii DSM 17919 = ATCC 29578:
TTGAAAAGTTTGCCCCCGACAATGCCGTAAAGGTGGCTGAAATATTCGGCGGTGCTGAAGATACAGCACGGGAATTATGCAACCGCCTTGGCGCTGATCCGGATGCAGGCATACCGCTGGTGATTGATTTTACCCATTCACGCATTGAGCACTTTACTCGCATGTGGCGCAGACAGGTACTACAGTTCTTGGACTCCTACGCCACCGGCACATGGTGGACGGAAGAAATGCAGCAAGCCTGGGAAAAGATGCTGGAAGCTGAGGAGAATGAAGATGCAGCCTAGCCCGATAGATTTTACGCCAAGTGAATGTGAATTCTTTTCCATGCCTGAAGCCATGCGCAGCTTTGATTGGATTCGTAAAAACGTGCGCGTTGTAGCCGGCCCGTACAAAGGTCAGTTATGGAATCCGGCAATATCTCCCAGCGCGGAAGAAATTCTCGATATTCTGGATGATGAGCAAGTGCGTAAGGTGTTTTTGATTGCGCCTTCGCAGTCTACCAAAACGACGATTATTATTACGTGGCTGCTTGCGGCACTTATGCGCAGACTCGACAACGTGGGCTATGGCCTTGCTGATGAAAGTTCTGTGCGCCGCATGTTCACCAAAACGCTGCATGAATATTTCCGGCTCTGCACTCCGCTGAAAAAGAAACTGAAAGGAATTGACGCTCTACAGAACACAGAGATCCAGTTAACCGGTGGCGCTGCCATTCTCGGTATGTGGTCCGGTTCTGACTCCCGCGCCCGTTCTTTCTCTGCGCCTATCGTGGTGGTGGATGAAGAAGACAGTTATCACGACAAATCCGCAGTGCTGGCAATGGAAGAACGTCCGGACGCATATGCAGGACTTGGGCTTTCCAAAATTGCACGCTTATGCCGCCCTAAAGGGAACGAAGATGAATCCACAATCTGGATTGATGCCAACGCCGAAGCCGATGCATGGCTTGTGCGCGAAGCTGTTTGCCCTGCCTGCCGTGCAGCACAGATTATGGAACACCACAACATTGTGGCGCGCGATGGCAGCACAGACCCGCAGCGTATCCGCCGTGAAAAGCTTGGGCGTTATCGGTGCGAGAAATGCGGCTATCTATGGACAGATCAGGCGCGAAACCAAGCGCTCATGAATGGGCAGCTTGTTTCTATCCGTGGTAAGCGCAAAGGCGCAGTTGTTGTGGCTGTGCATATGCGCGCTTGGGAGTCTCCGCTTGTGTCACTCTCCGACGTACTTTGTCAGTGGTTTGAAGCACAGGGCAACCCGCGCAAGTTACAGCGTTTTGATAACAACGTATGCGCAAAGCCGTATAAGTTTGTGCAGCTGAAGCAGAGCGAGTCAGAACTTGCACGTTGTATATCCGAGCACCTTCCTGTGGGCGTAGTTCCGGACTGGGCAAAGTGCCTGACCTTTGCAGCGGACATGCAGAAAGACCACTTTAAATATTCCGTGTGCGCGCATGGCCTGCCCCGCGCTGAACATATTGTGGATTATGGCGTTGTGCGAACTTTTGAGGAATTGCAGAAGCTGATCTTTGAAAGCCGATTCAGAACGCTGGACGGTAAAGAGTTCGGCATATGGCGTGCGGCAGTCGATACAGGCGGCGGCAAGAACAAGGACGAACAAACTACCAGAACCATGCAGGCGTATTTATGGCTGCTGTCACTGCGTCCGGGCGTTGTGTTTGGAACAAAAGGTATGAGCCGCATTCGCGTTGGTGAAGCCGTCTATCACAAAGTGCTGGATAAATACCCAGACGGACGCGCCATACGAGGCGGCTTGTCCCTGCATTTTATCGATACAGATTTATTCAAGCGAGACTGCTTTTGGAGATTAGCTGAAGGCTGGGAAGAAGAGCCGATAACCTTCCACAGCGACACCACACAAGAATACCTGAAGGAAATTGCCTCAGAAGAGCTTGAGCGGCAGAAAAACGGCAAAGAAGTATGGGTACGCAAACGGGCAAACCATTGGCTGGATTGCCTGACAACGCACCTAGCCCTTGCCCACTGGCAATGGAAGCCAAGCTTAAATGAACTTGCAGGCAGTATAGAGCAAGCGGCTCCAGTGAAAGACGCAGCGATTGATGCGAAAGATAAGCCAAAGAAACAGGAAAACCCGTTCACTGATGGCATGACATTATTTGGAGGTGAGTATGAATAGCAAAGCAATCGTTACAATTATTGCTCAAGCAAAATCCGGCGTTGATTACGGAACACACGGGGCAATCTGCCCCTGCTGCGGAAGGCGTGCGCGTGTTCATACCACTAAAAAATCAGAGGGTGGTATCCGCATTCGCTACCACAAATGCAAAAACCCCGATTGCCTGTTACGGCAGATCGGGGTGGATATTAAGAGTGTGCAATGTGATGAGGCGGCTTAATCATGCATTGCCATGCCCTGATCTAGTCAAGACAAACTCCTCATTCTCAGAGTCTTTTTCACTAAACAATATAAGACTATTGTTAGCTAAATATCCAAGAAACTCTGTCGTTGAACCAGATACCCACGATGGAGAAGAGATCGGCTCTTTTTTAAAAGTCCCTGCACAGGAGGAGTTTGTAAACGTAAAGGTTAAACTGCATTGATCAGTTTTCCCCTCTTCCCACACTGCTTTAAATATATTGTTTTCCTGCTTTATCACGACAGCTACATCATTTTCCAAAAACCACTTTCCTTCA
This window harbors:
- a CDS encoding terminase gpA endonuclease subunit codes for the protein MQPSPIDFTPSECEFFSMPEAMRSFDWIRKNVRVVAGPYKGQLWNPAISPSAEEILDILDDEQVRKVFLIAPSQSTKTTIIITWLLAALMRRLDNVGYGLADESSVRRMFTKTLHEYFRLCTPLKKKLKGIDALQNTEIQLTGGAAILGMWSGSDSRARSFSAPIVVVDEEDSYHDKSAVLAMEERPDAYAGLGLSKIARLCRPKGNEDESTIWIDANAEADAWLVREAVCPACRAAQIMEHHNIVARDGSTDPQRIRREKLGRYRCEKCGYLWTDQARNQALMNGQLVSIRGKRKGAVVVAVHMRAWESPLVSLSDVLCQWFEAQGNPRKLQRFDNNVCAKPYKFVQLKQSESELARCISEHLPVGVVPDWAKCLTFAADMQKDHFKYSVCAHGLPRAEHIVDYGVVRTFEELQKLIFESRFRTLDGKEFGIWRAAVDTGGGKNKDEQTTRTMQAYLWLLSLRPGVVFGTKGMSRIRVGEAVYHKVLDKYPDGRAIRGGLSLHFIDTDLFKRDCFWRLAEGWEEEPITFHSDTTQEYLKEIASEELERQKNGKEVWVRKRANHWLDCLTTHLALAHWQWKPSLNELAGSIEQAAPVKDAAIDAKDKPKKQENPFTDGMTLFGGEYE
- a CDS encoding ogr/Delta-like zinc finger family protein; this translates as MNSKAIVTIIAQAKSGVDYGTHGAICPCCGRRARVHTTKKSEGGIRIRYHKCKNPDCLLRQIGVDIKSVQCDEAA